From one Alosa alosa isolate M-15738 ecotype Scorff River chromosome 5, AALO_Geno_1.1, whole genome shotgun sequence genomic stretch:
- the LOC125294155 gene encoding nucleus accumbens-associated protein 2 isoform X3: MSHLLHMEIPNFGSAVLDSLNEQRLLGQHCDVAIMVNGQAFKAHRAVLAASSLYFRDLFSGSGQALFELPSSVTTSCFQQILSFCYTGKMTVSASDQLMVMYTAGYLQIQNIVERGMDLMFKANAPPYCDSQTPAGDDSAGGSPPPLPDNQHPPPMPTAMPACDIKQEKVETPLCSQSEEARSSSGGGEGKGGGSGGGGSRGMVPRGSALFYSGVGANGGLLGVYPYDLVSGENTSPGASSLPATDSPTSHQNEDEDLEEDTYDGLPSAKKLYGYSINPYGMQEKMELSSIPVSLESRYCVLLGGDREALPASLISQIGYRCHPALYTEGDPGERLELIAGSGVFMTRGQLMNCHLCAGIKHKVLLRRLLAAFFDRNTLADSCGTGIRSSNCDPSRKPLDSRILNTVKLYCQNFAPNFKESEMNVIAADMCTNARRVRKRWLPKIKSMLPEAMEAYRSAVVVGPAETAPAASTTFPFEAEFKHLTTAAGLQVEPHLYGDARDPLRTLPHFPGQQDAKAPTAAEQDNGAESVKGREDSDEARGRAEATERGVLNIHHGNKKADAPSSSPPAKAHSGEQPPVEKDLPEEQ, encoded by the exons ATGTCTCACCTCCTGCACATGGAGATCCCCAACTTTGGGAGTGCCGTGCTGGACAGCCTGAACGAGCAGCGTCTGCTGGGGCAGCACTGCGACGTGGCCATCATGGTCAACGGCCAGGCCTTCAAGGCCCACCGCGCCGTGCTGGCCGCCAGTAGCCTCTACTTCCGCGACCTGTTCAGCGGCAGCGGCCAGGCGCTCTTTGAGCTGCCCTCGTCCGTCACGACCTCGTGCTTCCAGCAGATCCTGTCCTTCTGCTACACGGGCAAGATGACCGTGTCGGCCAGCGACCAGCTCATGGTCATGTACACGGCCGGCTACCTGCAGATCCAGAACATCGTGGAGCGCGGCATGGACCTGATGTTCAAGGCCAACGCGCCGCCATACTGCGACTCCCAGACGCCGGCCGGCGACGACTCAGCAGGGGGCAGCCCACCTCCGCTGCCCGACAACCAGCACCCACCGCCCATGCCCACCGCCATGCCCGCCTGCGACATCAAGCAGGAGAAGGTGGAGACGCCGCTGTGCTCGCAGAGCGAGGAGGCACGGTCAAGCAGCGGAGGGGGcgaggggaaggggggggggtcgggCGGCGGAGGGTCCAGGGGCATGGTGCCCAGGGGCAGTGCCCTCTTCTACAGCGGCGTGGGCGCCAACGGGGGCCTTCTGGGCGTGTACCCGTACGACCTGGTGTCCGGCGAGAACACCAGCCCCGGAGCGTCCAGCCTGCCCGCGACGGACAGCCCCACGTCACACCAGAACGAGGACGAGGACCTGGAGGAGGACACCTACGACGGCCTGCCCAGCGCCAAGAAGCTCTACGGCTACTCCATCAACCCCTACGGCA TGCAGGAGAAGATGGAGCTGTCGTCCATCCCTGTGTCCCTAGAGAGCCGCTACTGTGTGCTGTTGGGTGGTGACCGAGAGGCGCTGCCCGCTAGCCTGATTAGCCAGATCGGGTACCGCTGCCATCCCGCCCTCTACACCGAGGGTGACCCGGGAGAGAGACTGGAGCTCATCGCAG GCTCCGGTGTGTTTATGACGCGAGGACAGCTGATGAACTGTCACCTGTGTGCCGGCATCAAACACAAAGTGCTGCTGCGACGGCTCCTCGCTGCCTTCTTCGACAG AAACACACTAGCGGACAGCTGCGGGACTGGAATTCGCTCGTCGAACTGTGACCCCAGTAGGAAGCCTTTGGACAGCCGCATTTTGAACACTGTTAAAC TTTACTGTCAGAATTTCGCGCCCAACTTCAAGGAGAGTGAGATGAACGTCATTGCTGCGGACATGTGCACCAACGCGCGGCGCGTGCGTAAACGCTGGCTGCCCAAGATCAAGTCCATGCTGCCCGAGGCGATGGAGGCGTACCGGAGCGCGGTGGTGGTGGGTCCGGCCGAGACGGCTCCTGCGGCCAGCACCACGTTCCCTTTCGAGGCCGAGTTCAAACACCTGACGACGGCGGCCGGTCTCCAGGTCGAGCCGCACCTGTACGGAGACGCGCGCGACCCGCTCAGAACTCTCCCTCACTTCCCCGGCCAACAGGACGCCAAGGCTCCGACGGCGGCCGAGCAGGACAACGGCGCGGAGTCGGTGAAAGGCCGAGAGGACTCGGACGAGGCAAGAGGCCGCGCGGAGGCCACAGAGAGGGGCGTCCTCAACATTCACCACGGCAACAAGAAGGCTGACGCCCCCAGCTCCTCCCCCCCAGCAAAGGCACACAGCGGCGAGCAGCCGCCTGTGGAGAAGGATCTCCCCGAAGAGCAGtga
- the LOC125294155 gene encoding nucleus accumbens-associated protein 2 isoform X2: MSHLLHMEIPNFGSAVLDSLNEQRLLGQHCDVAIMVNGQAFKAHRAVLAASSLYFRDLFSGSGQALFELPSSVTTSCFQQILSFCYTGKMTVSASDQLMVMYTAGYLQIQNIVERGMDLMFKANAPPYCDSQTPAGDDSAGGSPPPLPDNQHPPPMPTAMPACDIKQEKVETPLCSQSEEARSSSGGGEGKGGGSGGGGSRGMVPRGSALFYSGVGANGGLLGVYPYDLVSGENTSPGASSLPATDSPTSHQNEDEDLEEDTYDGLPSAKKLYGYSINPYGKSRYCVLLGGDREALPASLISQIGYRCHPALYTEGDPGERLELIAGKQIGYRCHPALYTEGDPGERLELITGSGVFMTRGQLMNCHLCAGIKHKVLLRRLLAAFFDRNTLADSCGTGIRSSNCDPSRKPLDSRILNTVKLYCQNFAPNFKESEMNVIAADMCTNARRVRKRWLPKIKSMLPEAMEAYRSAVVVGPAETAPAASTTFPFEAEFKHLTTAAGLQVEPHLYGDARDPLRTLPHFPGQQDAKAPTAAEQDNGAESVKGREDSDEARGRAEATERGVLNIHHGNKKADAPSSSPPAKAHSGEQPPVEKDLPEEQ, translated from the exons ATGTCTCACCTCCTGCACATGGAGATCCCCAACTTTGGGAGTGCCGTGCTGGACAGCCTGAACGAGCAGCGTCTGCTGGGGCAGCACTGCGACGTGGCCATCATGGTCAACGGCCAGGCCTTCAAGGCCCACCGCGCCGTGCTGGCCGCCAGTAGCCTCTACTTCCGCGACCTGTTCAGCGGCAGCGGCCAGGCGCTCTTTGAGCTGCCCTCGTCCGTCACGACCTCGTGCTTCCAGCAGATCCTGTCCTTCTGCTACACGGGCAAGATGACCGTGTCGGCCAGCGACCAGCTCATGGTCATGTACACGGCCGGCTACCTGCAGATCCAGAACATCGTGGAGCGCGGCATGGACCTGATGTTCAAGGCCAACGCGCCGCCATACTGCGACTCCCAGACGCCGGCCGGCGACGACTCAGCAGGGGGCAGCCCACCTCCGCTGCCCGACAACCAGCACCCACCGCCCATGCCCACCGCCATGCCCGCCTGCGACATCAAGCAGGAGAAGGTGGAGACGCCGCTGTGCTCGCAGAGCGAGGAGGCACGGTCAAGCAGCGGAGGGGGcgaggggaaggggggggggtcgggCGGCGGAGGGTCCAGGGGCATGGTGCCCAGGGGCAGTGCCCTCTTCTACAGCGGCGTGGGCGCCAACGGGGGCCTTCTGGGCGTGTACCCGTACGACCTGGTGTCCGGCGAGAACACCAGCCCCGGAGCGTCCAGCCTGCCCGCGACGGACAGCCCCACGTCACACCAGAACGAGGACGAGGACCTGGAGGAGGACACCTACGACGGCCTGCCCAGCGCCAAGAAGCTCTACGGCTACTCCATCAACCCCTACGGCA AGAGCCGCTACTGTGTGCTGTTGGGTGGTGACCGAGAGGCGCTGCCCGCTAGCCTGATTAGCCAGATCGGGTACCGCTGCCATCCCGCCCTCTACACCGAGGGTGACCCGGGAGAGAGACTGGAGCTCATCGCAGGTAAGCAGATCGGGTACCGCTGCCATCCCGCCCTCTACACCGAGGGTGACCCGGGAGAGAGACTGGAGCTCATCACAG GCTCCGGTGTGTTTATGACGCGAGGACAGCTGATGAACTGTCACCTGTGTGCCGGCATCAAACACAAAGTGCTGCTGCGACGGCTCCTCGCTGCCTTCTTCGACAG AAACACACTAGCGGACAGCTGCGGGACTGGAATTCGCTCGTCGAACTGTGACCCCAGTAGGAAGCCTTTGGACAGCCGCATTTTGAACACTGTTAAAC TTTACTGTCAGAATTTCGCGCCCAACTTCAAGGAGAGTGAGATGAACGTCATTGCTGCGGACATGTGCACCAACGCGCGGCGCGTGCGTAAACGCTGGCTGCCCAAGATCAAGTCCATGCTGCCCGAGGCGATGGAGGCGTACCGGAGCGCGGTGGTGGTGGGTCCGGCCGAGACGGCTCCTGCGGCCAGCACCACGTTCCCTTTCGAGGCCGAGTTCAAACACCTGACGACGGCGGCCGGTCTCCAGGTCGAGCCGCACCTGTACGGAGACGCGCGCGACCCGCTCAGAACTCTCCCTCACTTCCCCGGCCAACAGGACGCCAAGGCTCCGACGGCGGCCGAGCAGGACAACGGCGCGGAGTCGGTGAAAGGCCGAGAGGACTCGGACGAGGCAAGAGGCCGCGCGGAGGCCACAGAGAGGGGCGTCCTCAACATTCACCACGGCAACAAGAAGGCTGACGCCCCCAGCTCCTCCCCCCCAGCAAAGGCACACAGCGGCGAGCAGCCGCCTGTGGAGAAGGATCTCCCCGAAGAGCAGtga
- the LOC125294155 gene encoding nucleus accumbens-associated protein 2 isoform X1 yields MSHLLHMEIPNFGSAVLDSLNEQRLLGQHCDVAIMVNGQAFKAHRAVLAASSLYFRDLFSGSGQALFELPSSVTTSCFQQILSFCYTGKMTVSASDQLMVMYTAGYLQIQNIVERGMDLMFKANAPPYCDSQTPAGDDSAGGSPPPLPDNQHPPPMPTAMPACDIKQEKVETPLCSQSEEARSSSGGGEGKGGGSGGGGSRGMVPRGSALFYSGVGANGGLLGVYPYDLVSGENTSPGASSLPATDSPTSHQNEDEDLEEDTYDGLPSAKKLYGYSINPYGMQEKMELSSIPVSLESRYCVLLGGDREALPASLISQIGYRCHPALYTEGDPGERLELIAGKQIGYRCHPALYTEGDPGERLELITGSGVFMTRGQLMNCHLCAGIKHKVLLRRLLAAFFDRNTLADSCGTGIRSSNCDPSRKPLDSRILNTVKLYCQNFAPNFKESEMNVIAADMCTNARRVRKRWLPKIKSMLPEAMEAYRSAVVVGPAETAPAASTTFPFEAEFKHLTTAAGLQVEPHLYGDARDPLRTLPHFPGQQDAKAPTAAEQDNGAESVKGREDSDEARGRAEATERGVLNIHHGNKKADAPSSSPPAKAHSGEQPPVEKDLPEEQ; encoded by the exons ATGTCTCACCTCCTGCACATGGAGATCCCCAACTTTGGGAGTGCCGTGCTGGACAGCCTGAACGAGCAGCGTCTGCTGGGGCAGCACTGCGACGTGGCCATCATGGTCAACGGCCAGGCCTTCAAGGCCCACCGCGCCGTGCTGGCCGCCAGTAGCCTCTACTTCCGCGACCTGTTCAGCGGCAGCGGCCAGGCGCTCTTTGAGCTGCCCTCGTCCGTCACGACCTCGTGCTTCCAGCAGATCCTGTCCTTCTGCTACACGGGCAAGATGACCGTGTCGGCCAGCGACCAGCTCATGGTCATGTACACGGCCGGCTACCTGCAGATCCAGAACATCGTGGAGCGCGGCATGGACCTGATGTTCAAGGCCAACGCGCCGCCATACTGCGACTCCCAGACGCCGGCCGGCGACGACTCAGCAGGGGGCAGCCCACCTCCGCTGCCCGACAACCAGCACCCACCGCCCATGCCCACCGCCATGCCCGCCTGCGACATCAAGCAGGAGAAGGTGGAGACGCCGCTGTGCTCGCAGAGCGAGGAGGCACGGTCAAGCAGCGGAGGGGGcgaggggaaggggggggggtcgggCGGCGGAGGGTCCAGGGGCATGGTGCCCAGGGGCAGTGCCCTCTTCTACAGCGGCGTGGGCGCCAACGGGGGCCTTCTGGGCGTGTACCCGTACGACCTGGTGTCCGGCGAGAACACCAGCCCCGGAGCGTCCAGCCTGCCCGCGACGGACAGCCCCACGTCACACCAGAACGAGGACGAGGACCTGGAGGAGGACACCTACGACGGCCTGCCCAGCGCCAAGAAGCTCTACGGCTACTCCATCAACCCCTACGGCA TGCAGGAGAAGATGGAGCTGTCGTCCATCCCTGTGTCCCTAGAGAGCCGCTACTGTGTGCTGTTGGGTGGTGACCGAGAGGCGCTGCCCGCTAGCCTGATTAGCCAGATCGGGTACCGCTGCCATCCCGCCCTCTACACCGAGGGTGACCCGGGAGAGAGACTGGAGCTCATCGCAGGTAAGCAGATCGGGTACCGCTGCCATCCCGCCCTCTACACCGAGGGTGACCCGGGAGAGAGACTGGAGCTCATCACAG GCTCCGGTGTGTTTATGACGCGAGGACAGCTGATGAACTGTCACCTGTGTGCCGGCATCAAACACAAAGTGCTGCTGCGACGGCTCCTCGCTGCCTTCTTCGACAG AAACACACTAGCGGACAGCTGCGGGACTGGAATTCGCTCGTCGAACTGTGACCCCAGTAGGAAGCCTTTGGACAGCCGCATTTTGAACACTGTTAAAC TTTACTGTCAGAATTTCGCGCCCAACTTCAAGGAGAGTGAGATGAACGTCATTGCTGCGGACATGTGCACCAACGCGCGGCGCGTGCGTAAACGCTGGCTGCCCAAGATCAAGTCCATGCTGCCCGAGGCGATGGAGGCGTACCGGAGCGCGGTGGTGGTGGGTCCGGCCGAGACGGCTCCTGCGGCCAGCACCACGTTCCCTTTCGAGGCCGAGTTCAAACACCTGACGACGGCGGCCGGTCTCCAGGTCGAGCCGCACCTGTACGGAGACGCGCGCGACCCGCTCAGAACTCTCCCTCACTTCCCCGGCCAACAGGACGCCAAGGCTCCGACGGCGGCCGAGCAGGACAACGGCGCGGAGTCGGTGAAAGGCCGAGAGGACTCGGACGAGGCAAGAGGCCGCGCGGAGGCCACAGAGAGGGGCGTCCTCAACATTCACCACGGCAACAAGAAGGCTGACGCCCCCAGCTCCTCCCCCCCAGCAAAGGCACACAGCGGCGAGCAGCCGCCTGTGGAGAAGGATCTCCCCGAAGAGCAGtga